The window TATTCCAGGTAAAAAAAATACCGGTGCAAAGCATAACCCGCAAATTATTCCAGCAAACAAAGAAAGTAGCTTATTTGATAATGTCATTAAAGAATTTGTAGATTTATTCATTTGAGTATATAAAATAGCATTTATTGCTGTTTTGAAAATAAAAAAAGAGGTTCTAAATGAAAGAAGTTCAAACTGAATTATTAAAAGGTAAAAAAGGAATAATTACAGGTGTGGCTAATAATCTATCAATATCATGGGCAATAGCACAACTTGCGAAAGCTCATGGCGCGGAGATTGCCCTTACTTACCCGAGTGAAATTTTTCAGAAAAGGGTCGTATCGCTTGCAGAAGAAATTGATTGTAAATTCATTTTAGAATGTGATGTAACAAATGAGAAATCCATGGATGACCTATTTAAATCCGTTAAGGACAAATGGGGGAAAGTTGATTTTCTGGTACATGCTATTGCGTTTTCCGATAAGGAAGAATTACGAGGCAGGTATATTGACACTTCATTAGCCAATTTCTTAAATGCAATGAACATTTCTTGCTATTCTTTAACCGCCCTTGCTAAAAGAGTAGAACCTCTTATGTCTGACGGCGGTAGTATTATTACCCTTAGTTACTACGGGGCAGAAAAAGTTATACCGTACTATAATGTTATGGGACTTGCAAAAGCAGCTTTAGAGACAAGTGTAAAATATCTAGCTAATGATATGGGATCACATAACATCCGGGTAAATGCTATTTCAGCAGGGCCTATTAAAACTCTTGCTTCCAGTGCTATTGGCGATTTCAAAACAATGCTAAAAATACACGCTGATA of the Candidatus Megaera polyxenophila genome contains:
- a CDS encoding enoyl-ACP reductase codes for the protein MKEVQTELLKGKKGIITGVANNLSISWAIAQLAKAHGAEIALTYPSEIFQKRVVSLAEEIDCKFILECDVTNEKSMDDLFKSVKDKWGKVDFLVHAIAFSDKEELRGRYIDTSLANFLNAMNISCYSLTALAKRVEPLMSDGGSIITLSYYGAEKVIPYYNVMGLAKAALETSVKYLANDMGSHNIRVNAISAGPIKTLASSAIGDFKTMLKIHADTSPLKRNTTQQDVAGAALYMLSDLSSGVTGEIQYVDCGYNIMGMSFNQL